Proteins encoded in a region of the Bacteroidota bacterium genome:
- the rpsI gene encoding 30S ribosomal protein S9: protein MATIHSLGRRKTSIARVYLAPGSGDITVNSRDFKEYFPTGPLQYILRQAQTVINVVETYDIKITVDGGGIKGQAEAARLGIARALVKVAEENKSPLRKEGLLTRDPRMVERKKPGQKKARKKFQFSKR, encoded by the coding sequence ATGGCAACGATCCATTCTCTCGGCCGTAGAAAAACATCAATTGCACGCGTGTATTTAGCGCCGGGCAGTGGTGACATTACAGTAAATTCACGTGACTTCAAGGAATATTTTCCTACAGGTCCGTTGCAATATATTTTAAGACAAGCCCAAACTGTAATCAACGTAGTTGAGACGTATGATATCAAGATCACCGTTGATGGTGGTGGTATCAAAGGTCAGGCAGAAGCTGCACGCTTAGGAATTGCACGTGCTCTTGTGAAGGTTGCTGAAGAAAACAAATCGCCACTTCGTAAAGAAGGTTTATTGACGCGTGACCCTCGTATGGTTGAGCGTAAGAAGCCGGGACAGAAGAAAGCGCGTAAGAAATTCCAGTTCTCTAAACGTTAA
- a CDS encoding VOC family protein, translated as MSQTISQLAIVVNDYDEAIKFYTEKLGFILYEDKVMSETKRWVVVGPKDSDCKLLLAKAANEEQRTRIGNQTGGRVFLFLYTTDFWTDYDLMKSKNVEFVREAVEEEWGTVAVFKDLYGNLWDFVQNR; from the coding sequence ATGTCTCAAACTATTTCCCAACTTGCCATAGTAGTAAACGACTACGACGAAGCAATAAAATTCTACACTGAAAAACTTGGTTTCATTCTATATGAAGACAAAGTCATGAGTGAAACGAAACGCTGGGTAGTAGTTGGTCCGAAGGATTCGGATTGTAAATTGTTACTTGCGAAAGCAGCGAATGAAGAACAACGAACGCGAATAGGAAATCAAACGGGAGGAAGAGTGTTTCTTTTTCTTTATACCACAGACTTTTGGACCGACTACGATTTAATGAAATCGAAAAATGTTGAATTCGTTAGAGAAGCTGTAGAGGAAGAATGGGGAACTGTGGCAGTGTTTAAAGATCTGTATGGGAATCTTTGGGATTTTGTACAGAATCGATAA
- the frr gene encoding ribosome recycling factor — protein MLDTNKLISESKAHMQKAIDHLEAELTKIRAGRANPSMLDMIQVDYYGTNTPLSQVASITTPDARSLAIQPWEKSMIKPIEKAITDSNLGFTPQNDGTVVRINIPALTEERRKDLVKKTKAEAEHGKVGIRTIRKEANDLIKKEGKVIPEDVAKGLEDQIQKMTDQFIALVDKHLEAKEKEIMTI, from the coding sequence ATGTTAGATACAAATAAATTGATCAGTGAATCAAAAGCACACATGCAAAAAGCAATTGATCATCTTGAAGCAGAGTTAACAAAGATCCGCGCCGGTCGTGCGAATCCATCGATGCTGGATATGATCCAGGTAGATTATTATGGAACAAATACTCCGCTTTCACAAGTAGCCAGTATCACAACACCTGATGCTCGTTCATTGGCAATTCAGCCGTGGGAAAAATCGATGATCAAGCCAATTGAAAAAGCGATCACCGATTCCAATCTGGGTTTCACTCCGCAGAATGATGGAACTGTTGTGCGAATCAACATTCCTGCATTGACAGAAGAACGCAGAAAAGATTTAGTGAAGAAAACAAAAGCAGAAGCAGAGCATGGCAAAGTTGGTATCCGTACCATCCGTAAAGAAGCCAATGATCTTATAAAGAAAGAAGGAAAAGTTATTCCTGAAGACGTAGCAAAAGGTTTAGAAGACCAGATCCAGAAAATGACGGATCAGTTTATTGCTTTGGTCGATAAACATCTTGAGGCGAAGGAGAAGGAGATAATGACGATATAG
- a CDS encoding UMP kinase: MKYKRVLLKLSGEALMGEKDFGIDHDRLRKYSEEIKSIVDEGVEVAVVIGGGNIFRGVGNDAGDVIDRVQGDYMGMLATVINSMALQSALERVGVKTRLQSAIKMEQICEPYIKRRAVRHLEKGRVVIFGAGTGNPYFTTDTAASLRAIEIGADVILKGTRVDGIYSSDPEKDKDAVRYETVTFDEVYEKGLKVMDLTAFTLCNENKVPIIVFDMNKPGNLLRVLEGERVGTLVEF, translated from the coding sequence ATGAAATACAAACGCGTACTCTTAAAACTCAGCGGTGAAGCCCTCATGGGCGAAAAGGATTTTGGAATCGATCACGACCGGTTACGAAAGTATTCGGAAGAGATCAAGTCTATCGTTGATGAGGGAGTGGAAGTAGCTGTTGTTATCGGCGGAGGGAACATTTTCCGTGGTGTTGGCAATGATGCCGGAGATGTGATCGACAGAGTTCAGGGCGATTACATGGGGATGCTTGCGACTGTGATCAATAGCATGGCTTTACAGTCGGCTTTGGAAAGAGTAGGAGTGAAGACAAGGTTGCAGTCGGCCATTAAGATGGAACAGATCTGTGAGCCTTATATCAAGCGCCGCGCAGTTCGACATTTGGAAAAAGGCCGTGTTGTTATTTTCGGAGCGGGAACGGGAAATCCATATTTTACAACTGATACAGCAGCGTCACTTAGAGCGATTGAGATCGGTGCTGATGTGATCCTGAAAGGCACACGTGTAGATGGAATTTATTCATCGGATCCGGAGAAAGATAAAGATGCTGTCAGATATGAAACAGTGACATTCGATGAAGTCTATGAAAAAGGGTTGAAAGTGATGGATCTTACTGCCTTCACTTTGTGTAATGAAAATAAAGTTCCTATCATCGTATTCGATATGAATAAACCCGGAAATCTTCTGCGCGTTTTAGAGGGAGAAAGAGTTGGAACACTTGTTGAATTTTAA
- the rplM gene encoding 50S ribosomal protein L13: MDAVSYKTVSANAKTVNKEWVLVDATDLVVGRVSSEVAKMLRGKHKVNYTPHVDCGDNVIVINAEKIRFTGNKMQEKEYVRHTGYPGGQRFATPTEWMKKNPALILENSIRGMLPKTKLGREMFRNLYVFVGTEHPHTAQKPKEVKF; this comes from the coding sequence TTGGACGCAGTGAGCTATAAGACTGTTTCTGCAAACGCAAAAACAGTCAATAAAGAATGGGTGCTAGTAGATGCAACTGACCTGGTAGTTGGAAGAGTTTCTTCTGAAGTTGCCAAAATGTTGCGTGGTAAGCACAAAGTAAATTACACTCCACACGTGGATTGCGGTGATAACGTAATTGTTATTAACGCTGAAAAGATTCGCTTTACCGGCAATAAAATGCAGGAAAAAGAATACGTACGTCACACGGGTTATCCGGGTGGACAACGTTTCGCGACTCCTACAGAGTGGATGAAAAAAAATCCGGCCTTGATTTTAGAGAACTCCATTCGTGGAATGTTACCTAAAACAAAGTTAGGAAGAGAGATGTTCCGTAACCTATATGTATTCGTAGGAACAGAGCATCCGCATACAGCACAAAAACCAAAAGAAGTTAAATTTTAA
- a CDS encoding WD40 repeat domain-containing protein: MIINKSEVFVGHEGAIYTLEKSPDADFFFSGGSDGILSKWEKHNFIQPEAFSKMNSPIYAIRWIKERSLLLSGTGLGEFYAIDVATKKLILASRFHESGIFDIQFSLYNQKIYTGSSGGELAVWDLNTFALIKKIQITAGKVRSIAISNDDSELAIACGDGTIRILNATDLSEKKSIPAHEKSCNCVCYHPDKKYLISGGRDAHLRIWNTDDYSMFMEIPAHNYAIYSIAFSPDNKYFATASRDKTAKIWNSNDFLFEHRIDREQSNAHSHSVNKVLWLENDELLTAGDDRRVMLFTIET, encoded by the coding sequence ATGATAATCAATAAATCAGAAGTCTTTGTAGGTCATGAAGGCGCTATTTACACTTTAGAAAAAAGTCCGGATGCGGATTTCTTTTTCTCCGGCGGCAGTGATGGCATTTTATCGAAATGGGAAAAACATAATTTTATTCAGCCGGAAGCTTTCAGTAAAATGAATTCACCCATCTATGCTATCAGGTGGATCAAGGAAAGATCGTTGTTGCTTTCAGGAACAGGGCTGGGAGAATTTTATGCGATTGATGTTGCCACGAAAAAACTGATCCTCGCTTCCCGCTTTCATGAAAGCGGAATCTTCGATATTCAGTTCTCTTTATACAATCAAAAGATCTATACCGGATCAAGCGGAGGTGAGTTAGCAGTATGGGACCTGAACACATTTGCATTGATCAAAAAAATACAGATCACAGCAGGCAAGGTTCGTTCGATTGCAATTTCTAATGATGATTCAGAACTTGCAATAGCATGCGGAGATGGTACGATCAGAATATTAAATGCAACAGACCTTTCAGAAAAAAAATCAATTCCTGCACATGAGAAATCCTGCAATTGCGTATGCTATCATCCTGACAAAAAATATCTGATTAGCGGCGGCCGAGATGCACATCTGCGGATCTGGAATACCGACGACTATTCTATGTTCATGGAAATTCCTGCACACAATTATGCTATCTATTCCATTGCATTTTCCCCTGACAACAAATATTTCGCAACCGCCAGCAGAGACAAGACAGCAAAGATCTGGAACAGCAACGATTTTCTTTTCGAGCATCGCATCGACAGAGAACAATCTAATGCACATTCTCATAGTGTAAATAAAGTTTTGTGGTTGGAGAATGATGAGTTGTTGACTGCCGGGGATGATCGACGGGTAATGTTGTTTACAATTGAAACCTAA
- a CDS encoding TIGR01777 family protein, with product MSSILITGGTGLVGTRLAKLLSQNGHQVSLLSRSSGNSEHKTFIWNPEKKIFPIEALNNVDFIVHLAGAGIADKYWTKKYKEKIVRSRVDSANLIFEVLKSNSHQVKCFISASATGYYGESGETWVDETRPPADDFLGNTCKVWEKSAMQFETLGMRVVILRTGIVLAKEDGAVKPMALSVKLFAGAAFGDGEQYMPWIHLDDLCREYEFAISNQSLHGAYNAVAPSPVKNSFFIKTLGKVLHRPIWPINIPGFVLKTILGEKAVVVLQGQRVTNEKIRQEGFAFKYNDVRVALEEVLKNEVE from the coding sequence ATGTCATCAATTTTAATCACCGGCGGAACCGGACTTGTGGGAACTCGCCTGGCGAAACTGCTTAGTCAGAATGGACATCAAGTCTCTTTGCTCAGCAGATCTTCCGGAAATTCAGAACACAAAACTTTCATCTGGAATCCCGAAAAAAAAATCTTCCCAATAGAAGCTCTTAATAATGTTGATTTCATTGTGCATTTAGCAGGCGCCGGAATTGCTGATAAGTACTGGACGAAAAAGTATAAAGAGAAAATTGTCAGAAGCAGAGTTGATTCTGCAAATCTGATTTTCGAAGTGCTGAAAAGTAATTCGCATCAGGTAAAATGTTTCATTTCTGCATCAGCCACCGGATACTATGGTGAAAGCGGCGAAACCTGGGTCGATGAAACGCGACCTCCTGCTGATGATTTTTTGGGAAACACATGCAAGGTCTGGGAAAAGTCTGCCATGCAATTCGAAACACTCGGAATGCGAGTAGTAATACTCAGAACAGGAATTGTACTTGCAAAAGAAGATGGCGCAGTGAAACCAATGGCGCTTTCGGTGAAATTATTTGCGGGTGCTGCTTTCGGTGATGGCGAACAATATATGCCTTGGATCCATCTCGATGACCTTTGCAGAGAATATGAATTTGCAATTAGCAATCAATCGCTGCATGGTGCTTACAATGCTGTAGCACCATCTCCTGTAAAAAATTCTTTCTTCATAAAGACATTAGGAAAAGTTCTGCATCGCCCCATCTGGCCGATCAATATTCCGGGATTTGTTTTGAAAACAATTCTTGGGGAAAAAGCAGTTGTCGTATTGCAAGGACAAAGAGTAACGAATGAAAAGATCAGACAGGAAGGGTTTGCTTTCAAGTATAATGATGTGAGAGTGGCGCTGGAAGAGGTTTTGAAAAATGAAGTGGAGTGA
- a CDS encoding carboxypeptidase regulatory-like domain-containing protein translates to MFITNFLEQNSFLGNNHYIGYFSNNAIVEVGEVNGWGRSLLTGKGIKASYTYGKNTVGAMYTRGPGFFKNNFSEGMGFYHSFRNKKLVWNNYYSTQKNERLYSKTDLANTSVSYKINPHHQILFGGGASIDSYKRDSVSSAVPGFGYDMTYSGSYNKLNGSLSYSTGTGNYALAHGTTMISGRANYNINAKKLIAFSYQNFKQRPEYFFNGVITSGSPTRSDRYELRYGIQSPTAFAFLKPTYMYEENQTLRTRTKGLGVEYNLRNLQSVRISTSGFFGYAKAIDYDVPDFFMARMSVFARWSKMFVSMRYYYGANQISEQKRFINDKITPQSVHIVGAYDYWMAGGKLLLTTTTNLMYESYFKKVNFRLRPELYYYTKTGMRLSFYASYMSTKQGANPMLEDRPGKEDYEATANSELSLGFGVRKQIGIPVPGKKYISTTVIIFKDLNGNRKLDANEEGVTDMLVNIRPLHFKNDGSDTTSMDKTHGEDFITNTKGEITYENIPAGTYSVKCNSLVSQSEWFDANNGEYLMDKRQTIYIPLTKGVRITGSLLVEQDKYSNSDVKLDIARIRVTAIDSSGKTYSALTDGNGSFMMYVPTGIYTLTVNESALGSNYMLLQNKINIDLSYFSDNFSITFNAVEKKRKMNIKKFNLQGEEQK, encoded by the coding sequence GTGTTCATCACAAATTTCCTTGAACAAAATTCTTTCCTTGGTAACAATCACTATATCGGATATTTCTCAAACAATGCAATTGTTGAAGTGGGAGAAGTAAATGGCTGGGGAAGAAGTTTGTTGACAGGAAAAGGAATCAAAGCATCTTACACATACGGCAAAAACACTGTTGGCGCCATGTATACAAGAGGACCGGGCTTCTTTAAAAATAATTTTTCTGAAGGAATGGGTTTTTACCATAGTTTCAGAAATAAAAAACTGGTCTGGAATAATTATTATTCTACTCAAAAAAATGAAAGACTTTACTCAAAGACTGATCTTGCAAATACATCAGTAAGTTATAAGATAAATCCTCATCACCAGATTTTATTTGGTGGTGGCGCAAGTATCGACAGTTATAAAAGAGATTCTGTTAGTTCTGCTGTTCCGGGTTTTGGGTACGACATGACTTATTCAGGAAGTTATAATAAACTGAATGGCTCTCTATCCTATTCTACCGGTACAGGAAATTATGCGCTTGCTCATGGAACAACGATGATCTCGGGTCGTGCAAACTATAATATCAATGCCAAAAAACTGATTGCATTTTCATATCAGAATTTTAAACAACGTCCGGAATACTTCTTCAACGGAGTGATCACATCAGGCTCACCAACCCGGTCAGACAGATATGAGTTGCGTTATGGAATTCAGTCTCCAACTGCATTTGCATTTCTAAAACCAACGTACATGTATGAAGAAAATCAAACTCTTCGTACAAGAACGAAAGGACTCGGAGTAGAATACAATCTGAGAAACCTGCAAAGCGTAAGGATCTCTACAAGTGGTTTCTTCGGATACGCAAAAGCGATCGACTATGATGTTCCTGATTTCTTCATGGCAAGAATGAGTGTTTTTGCAAGATGGAGCAAAATGTTTGTCAGCATGCGTTATTACTATGGTGCTAACCAGATCTCTGAACAAAAACGATTCATTAATGATAAGATCACTCCACAATCGGTGCACATTGTTGGCGCATACGATTACTGGATGGCTGGTGGAAAATTACTTCTGACCACTACTACTAATCTTATGTATGAATCGTACTTCAAAAAAGTTAATTTCAGATTACGTCCGGAGCTTTACTATTATACTAAGACAGGAATGCGACTTTCATTCTATGCATCATATATGAGCACTAAACAAGGTGCAAATCCAATGCTGGAAGACCGTCCGGGAAAAGAAGATTACGAGGCTACAGCAAACAGCGAATTGAGTTTAGGATTCGGCGTCAGAAAACAAATCGGTATTCCTGTTCCCGGTAAAAAATACATTTCCACTACTGTGATCATATTCAAAGATCTTAACGGAAACAGGAAATTAGATGCTAATGAAGAAGGTGTGACAGACATGCTTGTAAATATCCGTCCGCTTCATTTCAAAAATGATGGCAGTGATACAACTTCAATGGATAAAACACATGGAGAAGATTTCATTACAAATACAAAAGGCGAGATCACCTATGAAAATATTCCTGCCGGTACTTATAGTGTAAAATGTAATTCATTGGTGTCTCAAAGCGAATGGTTCGATGCCAATAATGGCGAATACCTGATGGACAAACGCCAGACTATCTATATTCCACTGACAAAAGGAGTGCGTATAACAGGCTCTCTATTGGTTGAACAAGACAAATATTCAAATTCTGATGTCAAACTTGACATAGCGAGAATCCGGGTAACAGCAATTGATTCTTCAGGAAAAACGTATTCAGCACTTACTGATGGAAACGGAAGTTTCATGATGTACGTACCAACCGGTATTTACACATTAACCGTAAATGAATCTGCCTTAGGAAGTAATTATATGTTATTGCAAAATAAGATCAATATCGACTTGAGTTATTTCTCTGACAACTTCAGTATCACATTTAACGCTGTCGAAAAGAAGCGAAAAATGAACATAAAAAAGTTCAATCTGCAAGGTGAAGAGCAAAAATGA
- a CDS encoding elongation factor Ts, which yields MTTATISAADVNKLRQQTGSGMMDCKKALTEANGDFEAAIDILRKKGQKIAANRQDREAKEGYVFGKVTADGKEGFVIAVCCETDFVAVNADFLKYGESILDLAVSNKAKSADELKAMKLGDRTVAETLVDQMGRIGEKIDLVDFAYVNAEKVIIYNHPGNKLTSVVAFDTTNQTAADAGRDIAMQVAAMAPVAIDKDDVDSTLLEREVEIAKEQIRAEGKPENMIEKIAAGKINKFYSEYTLLNQQFIKDEKKTVRQYLESVDKNAHITAMKRVKIG from the coding sequence ATGACTACTGCAACAATCAGCGCAGCAGATGTAAACAAACTTCGCCAACAGACCGGTTCCGGTATGATGGATTGCAAAAAAGCATTGACGGAAGCCAATGGTGATTTTGAAGCTGCTATTGACATTTTACGTAAAAAAGGACAGAAGATCGCAGCGAACCGTCAGGATCGTGAAGCGAAAGAAGGTTATGTTTTCGGAAAAGTAACTGCAGACGGCAAAGAAGGTTTTGTAATTGCAGTTTGTTGCGAAACAGATTTCGTAGCTGTAAATGCTGACTTCCTGAAATATGGTGAGTCAATTCTTGATCTTGCTGTTAGCAATAAAGCTAAATCTGCAGATGAACTGAAAGCAATGAAACTTGGTGACAGAACAGTTGCTGAGACATTAGTTGATCAGATGGGAAGAATCGGTGAAAAAATCGATCTAGTAGATTTCGCATATGTGAATGCAGAAAAAGTGATCATCTATAATCACCCGGGTAACAAACTTACGTCAGTTGTAGCTTTTGATACAACGAATCAAACGGCTGCTGATGCAGGCCGCGATATTGCAATGCAAGTTGCAGCTATGGCGCCGGTAGCGATCGATAAAGACGATGTAGATTCTACATTACTTGAGCGTGAAGTGGAAATTGCAAAAGAGCAGATCCGCGCTGAAGGAAAACCTGAGAACATGATCGAAAAGATCGCAGCAGGAAAGATCAACAAATTCTATTCTGAATATACTTTGTTAAATCAGCAATTCATTAAAGACGAAAAGAAAACGGTTCGTCAGTACTTGGAAAGCGTTGACAAAAACGCCCATATCACAGCGATGAAACGCGTGAAAATCGGGTAA
- the msrB gene encoding peptide-methionine (R)-S-oxide reductase MsrB, giving the protein MKPILIATLCFLISCSAKQKQESGRGNNPYYSKSDTTHLNVSNAEWKKILSAELYNVSRENGTERAFSGKYWDKNPIGTYYCAVCGNKLFRSDSKFESDCGWPSFFEPLRKNSVIYKVDKSYGMERTEVICARCDSHLGHIFDDGPPPTYKRFCMNSVSLEFEPDLVK; this is encoded by the coding sequence ATGAAACCGATTTTAATTGCAACCCTATGTTTTTTGATTTCATGTTCTGCCAAACAAAAACAGGAATCAGGACGCGGAAACAATCCGTATTATTCAAAATCAGACACGACGCACCTGAATGTAAGTAATGCAGAATGGAAAAAAATTTTGTCGGCAGAACTTTACAATGTTTCCCGGGAGAATGGTACTGAGCGTGCGTTTTCCGGAAAGTATTGGGACAAAAATCCAATCGGAACATATTACTGCGCTGTGTGCGGTAATAAACTTTTCAGATCCGATTCAAAATTTGAAAGTGATTGCGGTTGGCCGAGTTTTTTTGAACCACTCAGAAAAAACAGTGTGATCTATAAAGTGGATAAGTCATATGGAATGGAAAGGACAGAAGTGATCTGCGCAAGATGTGATTCGCATCTAGGACATATTTTTGATGATGGTCCGCCGCCAACTTATAAAAGGTTTTGTATGAATTCGGTTTCGCTGGAGTTTGAACCGGACTTAGTGAAATAA
- the rpsB gene encoding 30S ribosomal protein S2, which yields MSRVSYQDLLDAGAHFGHLKSKWNPKMAPYIFMEARGIHIIDLNKTVAKIDEAAAAIKQIAKSGKKVLFVATKKQAKEIVANGATKVNMPFITERWPGGMLTNFATVRKSVKKMAGFEKMATDGTFDNISKKERLQISRQKAKMEKFLGSISDLSRLPAALFIIDTVKEHIAVAEAHKLNIPTFAITDTNTDPTQVDFAIPANDDATKSIAIIMDTMVKAIEEGLAERKIDKEVEKEKEGEEGSENAEMAMELNFDEEPSTEGGAPASAPKGGAAGKGRPRRTNTPAGGPRKK from the coding sequence ATGTCAAGAGTTTCATATCAAGACTTACTAGATGCAGGTGCTCACTTCGGCCACTTGAAAAGCAAATGGAATCCGAAAATGGCTCCATATATTTTCATGGAAGCACGTGGTATCCACATTATCGATCTAAACAAAACAGTTGCTAAGATCGACGAAGCAGCAGCAGCTATAAAGCAAATCGCAAAATCAGGTAAAAAGGTTTTGTTTGTTGCTACAAAGAAGCAAGCTAAAGAGATCGTTGCAAATGGTGCAACAAAAGTAAACATGCCTTTCATCACAGAAAGATGGCCGGGCGGAATGTTGACTAACTTTGCTACTGTACGTAAGTCGGTGAAGAAGATGGCAGGATTCGAGAAAATGGCGACGGATGGTACATTCGACAACATTTCCAAGAAAGAGCGTCTTCAGATCTCTCGTCAGAAAGCGAAGATGGAAAAATTCCTGGGTTCGATCTCTGATCTGAGTCGTCTACCTGCTGCATTGTTCATCATCGATACAGTGAAAGAACACATTGCAGTAGCAGAAGCTCACAAATTAAATATCCCGACTTTCGCAATCACTGATACAAATACAGATCCTACACAAGTTGATTTTGCAATTCCTGCAAACGACGATGCTACTAAATCAATTGCAATCATCATGGATACTATGGTGAAAGCTATCGAAGAAGGATTAGCTGAACGTAAGATCGACAAAGAAGTAGAGAAAGAAAAAGAAGGCGAAGAAGGTTCTGAGAATGCTGAAATGGCAATGGAACTTAACTTCGACGAAGAGCCATCAACTGAAGGTGGAGCTCCGGCAAGTGCACCAAAAGGTGGAGCAGCAGGAAAAGGTCGTCCACGTCGTACGAATACACCAGCGGGCGGACCACGTAAAAAATAA
- a CDS encoding SPASM domain-containing protein, whose amino-acid sequence MNKNAADILNLLSKLTLRRFANFSKVILGYYMSRISGKVHVYGLPFSVSIEPTTSCNLRCPECPSGLRSFSRPTGMLETKFYTSVLDQLHRDSLYVIFYFQGEPYLNPDFLQMVRYANSKKMYSATSTNAHYLNDDVAKKTVESGLDRLIISIDGTTQEVYEQYRIGGQLTKVLEGAKNIIKWKKELRSKTPYVVFQFLVVAPNEHQLADIKKLAADIGVDDIAFKTAQINDYQNGNSLIPANTEFSRYKKLPDGSFAPKNKLLNHCWKVWQSAVITWDGKVVPCCFDKDAQHQIGNLSNESFESVWKGNSFRNFRQSLLKSRKEIDICKNCSEGGKIWA is encoded by the coding sequence ATGAATAAAAATGCTGCAGACATTCTGAACCTATTGTCAAAACTGACCTTGCGGCGTTTTGCAAATTTCAGCAAGGTCATTTTGGGATATTATATGTCGCGCATCAGCGGGAAAGTTCATGTCTATGGACTTCCATTCTCCGTCTCAATTGAACCTACCACATCCTGTAATCTGAGATGTCCGGAATGTCCCAGCGGACTGCGATCTTTTTCCAGACCTACCGGTATGCTGGAAACTAAATTTTACACTTCTGTTCTCGATCAACTGCATCGCGACTCACTTTATGTGATCTTTTATTTCCAGGGCGAACCCTATTTGAATCCCGACTTTCTTCAAATGGTCCGATATGCAAATTCAAAGAAAATGTATTCGGCCACTTCTACTAATGCACATTATCTGAATGATGATGTTGCTAAAAAAACCGTAGAGTCGGGACTTGACCGGTTGATCATTTCCATTGATGGCACTACGCAGGAAGTTTATGAGCAATATCGTATCGGTGGGCAATTGACCAAGGTTTTAGAAGGAGCAAAAAATATTATCAAATGGAAAAAAGAACTGCGGTCTAAAACTCCATATGTTGTATTTCAGTTTTTAGTAGTTGCTCCGAACGAGCATCAATTAGCAGATATAAAAAAACTGGCAGCAGATATCGGTGTCGATGATATTGCATTCAAAACTGCTCAGATAAATGATTATCAAAACGGGAATTCTTTGATTCCTGCAAATACCGAATTTTCGCGTTACAAAAAATTGCCGGATGGAAGTTTTGCTCCAAAAAACAAGTTACTGAATCATTGCTGGAAGGTTTGGCAATCTGCGGTAATAACATGGGACGGAAAAGTCGTTCCCTGCTGTTTCGATAAGGATGCGCAACATCAGATCGGTAATCTATCTAATGAATCGTTCGAGTCGGTCTGGAAAGGAAATTCATTCCGGAATTTCCGACAAAGTCTCTTAAAAAGCAGAAAAGAAATTGATATTTGCAAAAATTGTTCAGAAGGCGGAAAGATCTGGGCTTAG
- a CDS encoding molecular chaperone, which yields MKIICRLLFAIILLSSGVIKGQNVSISPSRLYYKTAIGEYKTQEINITNSSKNKQAFVISFSDFEPAGIEGKSRFMKPGESENSCSQWLSATPSFFELEPGTTQKVQVLMQVPATPEANKVKWAAMQIKLAKEKQGADGADKNAIGLGITETFQFVVHVFQSPPTVVDKSAELVSFREMPSTETDSVRILLLKVKNNGESILDCASYLEYTHLQSGKDDRQKPFAFTLLPGASREIKFAIPKELSKGKYSVLGVVDFGSRENVLAAEMEIDLK from the coding sequence ATGAAGATTATTTGTAGATTATTATTCGCAATCATCCTGCTCTCGTCGGGCGTAATAAAAGGACAGAATGTGAGTATTTCACCAAGCAGACTTTATTATAAGACTGCAATTGGCGAGTACAAAACCCAGGAAATTAATATCACTAACAGCTCAAAAAATAAACAAGCTTTTGTGATCTCATTCTCTGACTTTGAACCTGCAGGAATTGAAGGCAAGTCACGTTTCATGAAACCGGGAGAAAGCGAGAACTCATGTTCGCAATGGCTGAGCGCTACTCCATCGTTCTTTGAATTAGAACCGGGAACTACACAAAAAGTTCAGGTACTGATGCAAGTTCCGGCAACACCGGAAGCGAATAAAGTAAAGTGGGCTGCAATGCAGATCAAACTTGCTAAAGAAAAACAAGGTGCTGATGGCGCAGACAAAAATGCAATCGGACTAGGTATCACTGAAACATTTCAGTTTGTTGTTCACGTGTTTCAATCGCCACCAACAGTGGTTGACAAGAGCGCTGAACTTGTAAGCTTCCGTGAAATGCCATCAACAGAAACCGATTCAGTACGTATATTATTATTAAAAGTAAAAAATAACGGAGAATCAATCCTTGACTGTGCATCGTATCTTGAATACACGCACTTGCAAAGTGGAAAAGACGACAGACAAAAACCTTTTGCTTTCACATTATTACCGGGAGCATCAAGAGAAATCAAATTCGCTATTCCAAAGGAATTGTCAAAAGGAAAATACTCTGTCTTAGGCGTTGTCGACTTTGGCAGCAGAGAAAATGTACTGGCAGCAGAAATGGAAATAGATCTGAAATAG